The sequence CATAAACATCGGTGATAACCTGGGGATTTCTTACCCATACACCCTTGTCGTCTTTCAGGACAGGGATTGCCTTGGAGATGAGGTTTTTTGCCTTCATCTTGTATGCTGAAAACATTTCACAGCTTACGCAGCTCCACATTGCATCCTCAGCGCTTAAGAACCAGGGGAGGAAGTCAGAGGAACCGCCCACAGGGGCTGAACCATGTCTCGGACCGGCCTGGCCGAAAATAGCAAGGTCGGAAGAAATAGCGATATCACATGCAAGGCCGATTTCCTGGCCGCCGGCAACCCTCATACCGTTTACACGGCAGATAACCGGTTTTTTGCACATAAGGATGCTGTCAACCATATTGTTAAAAAGTTCCATGTATGAGCCGTATTCTTCCGGTCTCATGCTGTAGTATTCTGAATACTCTTTTGTGTTGCCGCCCGTACAGAAGGCGTTTGCACCTGTGCCGGTAAAAATTACGGAAACTACTTCGCGGTCTGTTGAAGAATTCTCAAAACCGGCGATGACGCCCTTTACCATCTCTGTTGTGTAGGAATTGAACTGAGACGGATTATTGAGTCTGATCCATGCATTGTAAAGACCCGGTATTACGTTGCCCTTAGGATCTTTTAAAGGTCTTTTTTCGTATACGGTGCTGGGAGCATCTGTGCCCCACCACTGTGTACCATGCCTGCTATGATCCTTCATTGCGTTTTCTCTTGGCATCCATTCTAAACCCATACTTTCCTCCTCTTAATATTGTTTTTTTTCATTAGAAATCTGGTGTTAATACAACCCTCTTTGCAGGGGATCCAGCTTTGTGTATCTCATCGAATGTTGCTGCAATCGTGCTCATTTTTCTTACGTCAACAAAAGGATCAATGACAATCTTCTTTGAAAGAACCATATCGAGCACTATCGGGTAATACTCAGGTAAGCAACCCCATGTTCCGATAACTTCTGCGTCAAAGGCCATAAGCTTTGAGAACATATATTCGCTCTTTGCCATGCCGTAGCCGAGAAGTATGAGTTTTCCGACAAAGGAAAGCAGATCAAGGGCGAGTTCCTGGCCAGCTTTTGCACCAGTTACCTCAAAAATCTTCCAGAATGTGTTGGGGAGGCCGTTTGACTTGCAAATGTTTCTCCATTCGCCGACAAGTGTCTTGTTGTCTTTATCCAATGTGCTGATAACATAATCACAACCGTAATCAAGGGCTCTTTTCAGTTTCTCAGGGTTTCTTGCAATACCGATAACGGTTTTTGCACCGAGTGCTTTTGCTGTCTGAGCCATATAAACACCTACGCCGCCAGTTGCGCCGATGATGATTACATTGTCGCCAGGCTGAAGGTCTGCTCTTTTTGCTGCCTGATACGGAGTGGTTACCGCATCTGCGATAACTGCAAGCTGCTCAAGGGCATATCCTTTCTTATCAGCAACTAAGCAAAGGTCAATTGTAGGTACAGGTATGTGGCTTGCAAATCCGCCATATACGCCAATGCTATTGCCGGGCATCTTCTGTGCAAGGCATCTGTTGCCTCTCCCTGTTTTGCAAAGTAAGCACTGTCTGCAAGGCATAACAGCCGGTATTATAACTTCTTTCCCTATCCATGCAGCGTCGCCTGCAACTACTGTTCCTGCGATCTCATGTCCGAGAGCCAGCGGTGGTTTACTCACAGTGGGCACGCCATCATAGAAATAGCCAAGGTCTGTGTGACATACGCCGCAGCCTGCAACTTCTACAAGCACTTCGCCTGCTTTGAGTTCCGGCACCGGTATTTCAGCCACAGCCAGCTTACCGGGTGTAGTTTCCTTTGTTTCTCTGTTAAATACTGTTGGTTGAACCATCTGCCACTGTTTTATTGTCTTTGGTACATCTGCCATTACAACACCTCCTCATATATTTTAAATCTTGAGAATATCACCTCCCTACTTTTTACGTCATTCCATAACCGCCGTCTACACAAAGAAGCTGCCCTGTGATATAGCGTGAGTCGTCTGAAGCAAAAAATACAAAGGCTGGAGCAACATCTTCAGGCTCGGCATATCTGCCGAGAAGAATCCTTTTCGTATAAATTTCTTTGAGCTTTTCGTCTGTTGAGATTGTATGGGTCATTTCTGTGGTGACAATGCCGAGGGAAATAACATTTGCTGTAACATTAAACTTTGCCAGTTCCCTTGCCATTGATTTTGTCATGGAAACTACCCCGCCCTTGGCAGCGCTGTAATTTATCTGCCCTATGGTGCCAACTATACCGGCGACAGAAGTAACATTGACTATTCTGCCATAATTCTGCTGCATAAAATATTTCGAAGCTGCCTGAGCACAGAGCCATGGGCCTCTCATCTGGATATTGACAACCTCATCCCAAGTCTCAACGGACATTTTGTGCATCATACCCGGTTTTGAGATACCTGCATTATTCACAAGTATATGTATTGAACCAAAATTCTCTACACAGGTATTGATTATTTTTTCCGCATCCTCTTTCTGAGCGACATCACCTTTTACGGCAACCGCCTTCCTTCCCATGCCCTTAATTATTTCAACCACCTCATCAGCTGCTTTACTATTGGAGGCATAGTTTACCACAACATTTGCACCTTCCTGTGCAAAAGCAATACTGATAGCTCTACCTACACCTCTTCCGCCGCCTGTAACTACAGCATTTTTCCCTTCTAATTTCATTTGCACCTCTCTTTAAATTAATCATTTGTGAAATATTTTATTAGTGTAATATTATATTTTAATGCAAATTTATGTCAAGATAAAAAACATACATATCAATAAATATGTGATATCGGTTAACCGGCATTTACAGTAATGTTAACTGAATAATTATGCATTAAATTTACGGTTATAAAATGGTCGTGTATGCATAAAAACTAAAAAGGCAAGTTTTAATGAAAAAATTCACTTGGCAAATATTAAATGTTAAATAATCCTGTGATCTGTTGTTATAAAAGCTCATCTCATGATAATGTTGGTACTGAAATTATAGGCCTCCTCGTCCAAAAACTCATCATAGCTTATTTCCTTTGCGACCATGCTGCTCCCGCATTCGGGACAAAAAATATTCACGGTTTCTCCGGAAAGAAACATGAATCCGCATAGATCACATACATATTCATCTGGTATTCTCAAGTTTGTTCCTCCTCATTTTCCTGCAGCCCTTATTATCCATACACAATACATTGATAGACATTGTGTTCCGTATTTACAGTAATCGCCCGGATGCGTAAAGGGGCTTTTATCAATATTTATATATTCTCTGTATTGCCCCTCGGGATTAATACCCCGAAGTTTGATTCAAAAAATAAATCTGTTCAAAATTCCTTATCAATACCTCAAGGTTTGCCTCGGGGTGATCCATTTCTGATAAAGATATTTTTTACCATTTAACATTTATATTTAGATTTATTATATGCATAGCATGGGGGAATGTCAAACTTTTGTTCTCTATCTATCAATGTCTGTTGAAGTACTCTTCCAGAATTAATTTGAAATTCCTGCTTATTTCTTTTTCTCCTTTGAGTATTTCACCGTGTCCAGGAATTAAGTATTCCACTTTTAGTCTTGACAGGTTTTCAACGCTATCTGCCAGTGCATCGATATCACCACCTTGAAAATCTGTCCTTCCTACCCCCATGTAGAAGACTGTATCTCCCGAAATCAGTATTTTTTCATCTTCCCAGTAAAGGCAGACAGAACCTGGTGAATGACCAGGGGTTGGGATAACCTGTAATTTTTTGTCTCCTATTTCGATTGTACCTTCCTTAAGAAATAATTGAAAAGGTGTTTGTGGCATACGGCAACCTGTTGCAAGAAATAACTCCTTACCGCCGTTATACAAATATTCATACTCTTCCCTGCTGATACCTTTTAATATTTCCTTGTCGAATAAACTGATGGCCTCAATATGGTCAGGATGGCTATGGGTGCACAATATACATTTAGTATATTCCGATGCTTTACCGTCCATTGTCATGCCTTCGACGACATGACTGAAAAGGTGTCTGTGTCCAGGATCGATCAATGTAGGTATTTTCCCGTCTATAAAAACGGTATTACAATTGTTTTCCTGATAAGATGTCCATGGATATACATACAGGTCATCGGTTATTTTCATTGTGCCTCCTGTGGAACCCCAGCCAGTAAACTTTCAGGTGTGATATCGAGCTTTTCCACAGCGTGTCTGTTTAATGTGCCGTTGTTTGATTCAATTGAAATAACCGGGGATTCGTTCTTTCCGTAATAACCTATAATATTTGCTGTTAAGGTTATAGTCTCATCGTCGAAAGCACCTTGCAATATAGCATTGGGCCCCCTGAACCCAATCGGCTGAAACAATACATAAGGCGCTGCCCAAAGAGACATAAGTTTATCATTTTCAATTTCATTTCTGCCGACAATGAGCTTAGTATCAGCCCGCAGCCTGAAGTGTCTGCCAATGCTCAGTAATTCTAAATCTTTCAAAGTCGATACCTTATCATGTTCAAAAAGATCCTTGAGCTTCTTTGCAAAAATAGGGTCGGTAAGAAGACAGCCTCCACCGGGGGAACCAAACTCTTTGAGGTTATATTTCTCGGCAAGGCGGTATTGTGGTGTCCTTGATCTGCCTGTAAAATCCAGTAGTTTTCCCCTGTCTAATATTCCTTCCTGTTCAGGTATTGATGGTAAAAAATGCATTGCCGAGAGGGGTCTGACTATCAGGCCTTCAAGTCCGCTGGCTTTTTCAATGATCTGTATAGTATCCCTTCTTTGTGACATCGGTCTTTGTCCAAGAACTTCCCCTGTCACAACAAAACCTGCCTGCTCTTCAGCCATAATTTCCTTTGTCTTCTGCAGCATAAATATTCTGCAATCAATACAAGGGTTTATGTTTTTACCGTAGCCATATTTTGGCGATCTGACAATATCAATGTACTCAGGTCCTTTATGTTTCAGTATTAAACCTATGCCAAGCTCGCTTACTGTCCTGACAGCTTGCAGGCCCCGCTCTTTTTCTTTTCTGCTGCTGAAGGGTGATGTAAAATGGAGGGCTATAACTTCTATACCCTGGTCCATGATAACCCTGGTTGCAAGAACGCTGTCCAGGCCGCCTGATAATAGTGAAATAGCTTTTCTGTTCATAATTGTTTTTGCAGATAGCTTTATAGACTCTTGCTTATAGCTGAAGTTTGATATTGGCTACAGGCTACAAGATGGAAACAGAGTTTTTCTCACTCTGTGCTGTTTATTCATTCTAAGCTGTCTGTTGTAAATACCTCCGGGATTCTTTCTTCAAGTGTATTCATTTTTATACCGGACTCGACACCGGGGAGAGGTGCAACCGGATTTGTAAGGAGGAATTTGCCGGAGTCTATCCAATCCTTTAATATCACTGATATTTCCCTTGCTTTTGAATAGCTTGAAATAGGAAATGTCGGTACTTCGTTACCGTTAATGGATATCTTGCCGGATTTCAGTTGGGCATAATTTACCTCACAGATGCTTTTAGGTATCCTGTTAGGATAATCATTGCCGTAGTCAACAACCTGTGCCCAGAAATCTTCATCGCTTCTGGACGTAAAATAGGCCATCTCTTCGTCAAGTATAGGTATAGGAATCCCCAGACCGATAAACATGGTTGCTCCGTAACCGACAAAGCTTGCACCTTTCAGAAAGTCGCTGTTCATTTGTTTTGCATCCCCTATGGTCGCCAGTGTTCCGGCGCCTGCTCTGGGAAGCCCGTCGGGGCTTCTTAGCGCATCAGGGTTGTGCTGTGTTCCGTTCCATGCTACGTATCCAATGCCGCCGCCCAAAAATATCCTCGTACCGATGCCGATGGTTCTGTACTTCGGGTCTTTCAGGAGCGGGGAAAGCTGGCCTGCACTGCAGTAATTTGCGCTGTGCATTTTCGGTTTTAATATCCCCATGTATGTATAAATAATCTTTTTAGTGAGGTTAACGGCAACGTTGTAATTCTGATAAGCGTTCCTTGGATTATAAAGGTATGCCTCATTTACATTATCTTTATTTATATATGTTTCGATCTTTTTGTTGGGATAACAATCTGTCCCGTAGGCTGTTGCCATAAGTCGTATATCCTTTCCACTGACAAAGTCCTCAATCACATGGCCACCGCCATATTTGAACGCACCGGGATAGACCATATTTCTCGGATCATCGTCTGGCATTGCAGTGGCGCCGATATAAACATCAACTGCTGCAATTCCGCAGTAAGCGGGTACGTCGTTGAGGAGGCATTTTCCTCCGCCTATCTTTATCCTTGGTTTTGTATGGCCTACATTTATAAACATGCCGCTGCTGCACATGGGTCCGAACGTACCGGTTGTTACAACGTCTACATACCCGGCTGCTTTTTTTGTGCCCTTTTCTTTTGTAATCTCTATCATTTCTTCGGCAGTTACAACAACAACCTTGCCGTTCTTGATTTTTTCATTAATTTCATCAATCGTTTTCAATATTGCCTCCCCTGCCCTCTTATTTCATGGAGGAATTAAATAATTCCGTTGAAAGGTACCTGTCGCCGAGATCAGGCATGATAACTACAATCAAACTTCCCTTAAACTCCTTCTTTTTTGCGATGTTGATCGCTGCCCACATCGCCGCACCGGAAGATATGCCGCAGAATATCCCCTCTTCTTTCGCAAGCCTTCGCGAGGTATCAAAAGCATTATCATTGGAAACTTTTACAATCCTGTCGATGATGCTTCTGTCTAAGATTTCGGGAATGAAACCGGCGCCGATACCCTGTATTTTATGCGGTCCTGGCTGGCCTCCTGACAGCACAGGAGATGCTTCAGGTTCAACCGCCACTACTTTAAAAGAAGGTTTTCTTTTCTTCAAGGTTGTACCGATACCGGTAATGGTCCCGCCTGTTCCGACACCTGCGACTAATGCATCTGCCATGCCTTCCGTGTCACGCCATATTTCTTCGGCTGTCGTTCTTATATGTATTTCAGGGTTTGCAGGGTTTTTAAATTGCTGGAGTATAATAGCCTTTGGATTTTCCTTTATTATTTCTTCGGCCTTGTCTATTGCACCTCTCATGCCGAGTACGCCCGGTGTTAAAACAAGTTCAGCGCCAAATGCCTTCAGCATACTGCGTCTTTCCATACTCATCGTCTCTGGCATTGTAAGGATAAGCCTGTATCCTTTAACAGCGCATACAAAGGCAAGGGCAATGCCGGTATTGCCACTGGTAGGTTCAACAATGGTTGTATCGCCGTTCAAAATACCGGCCTTCTCAGCAGCCTCTACCATGTTTATCCCGATCCTGTCTTTTACACTTCCGCAGGGGTTGAAAAATTCAAGTTTTGCAACTATCTCTGCATTAAGCCCCTTCGCAAGCCTGTTAATCCTTACGAGTGGTGTGTTCCCGATAAGCTTGGTTATATCCTCGGCTATTCTCATCATATTCCTGACTAGGAAAATTATACACTAATTTCGTTATAATTATAAGAGCTTTTTAAAGACCGGCAGGTATAAACTTGATTAC is a genomic window of Pseudomonadota bacterium containing:
- the oah gene encoding 6-oxocyclohex-1-ene-1-carbonyl-CoA hydratase — protein: MGLEWMPRENAMKDHSRHGTQWWGTDAPSTVYEKRPLKDPKGNVIPGLYNAWIRLNNPSQFNSYTTEMVKGVIAGFENSSTDREVVSVIFTGTGANAFCTGGNTKEYSEYYSMRPEEYGSYMELFNNMVDSILMCKKPVICRVNGMRVAGGQEIGLACDIAISSDLAIFGQAGPRHGSAPVGGSSDFLPWFLSAEDAMWSCVSCEMFSAYKMKAKNLISKAIPVLKDDKGVWVRNPQVITDVYVKDGEIVYGENKTGQEAKDARAWVGEKLKNNDYDFSLLDAEVDRVSWIFANLFPGCLNKSIDGIRQKKKFFWDQIKNDHRYWLATNMMGEAFLGFGAFNTKKITGKDTIDFIKNRQLIAKGELVNEDFMAQVMGAPQAK
- the had gene encoding 6-hydroxycyclohex-1-ene-1-carbonyl-CoA dehydrogenase, with the translated sequence MADVPKTIKQWQMVQPTVFNRETKETTPGKLAVAEIPVPELKAGEVLVEVAGCGVCHTDLGYFYDGVPTVSKPPLALGHEIAGTVVAGDAAWIGKEVIIPAVMPCRQCLLCKTGRGNRCLAQKMPGNSIGVYGGFASHIPVPTIDLCLVADKKGYALEQLAVIADAVTTPYQAAKRADLQPGDNVIIIGATGGVGVYMAQTAKALGAKTVIGIARNPEKLKRALDYGCDYVISTLDKDNKTLVGEWRNICKSNGLPNTFWKIFEVTGAKAGQELALDLLSFVGKLILLGYGMAKSEYMFSKLMAFDAEVIGTWGCLPEYYPIVLDMVLSKKIVIDPFVDVRKMSTIAATFDEIHKAGSPAKRVVLTPDF
- a CDS encoding 3-oxoacyl-ACP reductase FabG; the encoded protein is MKLEGKNAVVTGGGRGVGRAISIAFAQEGANVVVNYASNSKAADEVVEIIKGMGRKAVAVKGDVAQKEDAEKIINTCVENFGSIHILVNNAGISKPGMMHKMSVETWDEVVNIQMRGPWLCAQAASKYFMQQNYGRIVNVTSVAGIVGTIGQINYSAAKGGVVSMTKSMARELAKFNVTANVISLGIVTTEMTHTISTDEKLKEIYTKRILLGRYAEPEDVAPAFVFFASDDSRYITGQLLCVDGGYGMT
- a CDS encoding MBL fold metallo-hydrolase, which translates into the protein MKITDDLYVYPWTSYQENNCNTVFIDGKIPTLIDPGHRHLFSHVVEGMTMDGKASEYTKCILCTHSHPDHIEAISLFDKEILKGISREEYEYLYNGGKELFLATGCRMPQTPFQLFLKEGTIEIGDKKLQVIPTPGHSPGSVCLYWEDEKILISGDTVFYMGVGRTDFQGGDIDALADSVENLSRLKVEYLIPGHGEILKGEKEISRNFKLILEEYFNRH
- a CDS encoding 7-cyano-7-deazaguanine synthase, translated to MNRKAISLLSGGLDSVLATRVIMDQGIEVIALHFTSPFSSRKEKERGLQAVRTVSELGIGLILKHKGPEYIDIVRSPKYGYGKNINPCIDCRIFMLQKTKEIMAEEQAGFVVTGEVLGQRPMSQRRDTIQIIEKASGLEGLIVRPLSAMHFLPSIPEQEGILDRGKLLDFTGRSRTPQYRLAEKYNLKEFGSPGGGCLLTDPIFAKKLKDLFEHDKVSTLKDLELLSIGRHFRLRADTKLIVGRNEIENDKLMSLWAAPYVLFQPIGFRGPNAILQGAFDDETITLTANIIGYYGKNESPVISIESNNGTLNRHAVEKLDITPESLLAGVPQEAQ
- a CDS encoding homocysteine biosynthesis protein; the protein is MLKTIDEINEKIKNGKVVVVTAEEMIEITKEKGTKKAAGYVDVVTTGTFGPMCSSGMFINVGHTKPRIKIGGGKCLLNDVPAYCGIAAVDVYIGATAMPDDDPRNMVYPGAFKYGGGHVIEDFVSGKDIRLMATAYGTDCYPNKKIETYINKDNVNEAYLYNPRNAYQNYNVAVNLTKKIIYTYMGILKPKMHSANYCSAGQLSPLLKDPKYRTIGIGTRIFLGGGIGYVAWNGTQHNPDALRSPDGLPRAGAGTLATIGDAKQMNSDFLKGASFVGYGATMFIGLGIPIPILDEEMAYFTSRSDEDFWAQVVDYGNDYPNRIPKSICEVNYAQLKSGKISINGNEVPTFPISSYSKAREISVILKDWIDSGKFLLTNPVAPLPGVESGIKMNTLEERIPEVFTTDSLE
- the cysK gene encoding cysteine synthase A; protein product: MRIAEDITKLIGNTPLVRINRLAKGLNAEIVAKLEFFNPCGSVKDRIGINMVEAAEKAGILNGDTTIVEPTSGNTGIALAFVCAVKGYRLILTMPETMSMERRSMLKAFGAELVLTPGVLGMRGAIDKAEEIIKENPKAIILQQFKNPANPEIHIRTTAEEIWRDTEGMADALVAGVGTGGTITGIGTTLKKRKPSFKVVAVEPEASPVLSGGQPGPHKIQGIGAGFIPEILDRSIIDRIVKVSNDNAFDTSRRLAKEEGIFCGISSGAAMWAAINIAKKKEFKGSLIVVIMPDLGDRYLSTELFNSSMK